From a region of the Drosophila gunungcola strain Sukarami unplaced genomic scaffold, Dgunungcola_SK_2 000018F, whole genome shotgun sequence genome:
- the LOC128263753 gene encoding RING finger protein 11 isoform X1, whose protein sequence is MGNCLKISTSDDISLLRGNESFSGQTIGTQPLYHQDEQYQQVFYPTSSASVTHPPSSINRQLSDENEVKIAKRIGLMQHLPIGIYDGSSKKARECVICMAEFCVDEAVRYLPCMHIYHVKCIDDWLLRSLTCPSCLEPVDAALLTSYEST, encoded by the exons ATGGGAAATTGCTTGAAAATTAGCACTTCAGACGACATTTCACTTTTACGAGGCAATGAAAGTTTTAGCGGGCAAACCATCGGAACACAGCCATTATATCAT cagGACGAGCAGTATCAACAAGTGTTTTACCCCACGTCCTCTGCATCCGTTACTCACCCACCATCTTCTATTAATCGTCAACTTTCCGACGAAAATGAAGTAAAGATTGCTAAGCGTATTGGATTAATGCAACATTTACCTATTGGAATATATGACGGGAGCTCGAAAAAAGCACGGGAGTGTGTAATTTGCATGGCTGAATTTTGTGTTGATGAAGCCGTGCGCTATCTTCCTTGCATGCATATTTATCATGTCAAATGTATAGACGATTGGTTGTTAAGAAGTCTAACATGTCCCAGTTGCTTAGAGCCTGTTGATGCTGCCTTGCTGACGAGCTATGAATCGACATAG
- the LOC128263753 gene encoding RING finger protein 11 isoform X2, translating to MGNCLKISTSDDISLLRGNESFSGQTIGTQPLYHDEQYQQVFYPTSSASVTHPPSSINRQLSDENEVKIAKRIGLMQHLPIGIYDGSSKKARECVICMAEFCVDEAVRYLPCMHIYHVKCIDDWLLRSLTCPSCLEPVDAALLTSYEST from the exons ATGGGAAATTGCTTGAAAATTAGCACTTCAGACGACATTTCACTTTTACGAGGCAATGAAAGTTTTAGCGGGCAAACCATCGGAACACAGCCATTATATCAT GACGAGCAGTATCAACAAGTGTTTTACCCCACGTCCTCTGCATCCGTTACTCACCCACCATCTTCTATTAATCGTCAACTTTCCGACGAAAATGAAGTAAAGATTGCTAAGCGTATTGGATTAATGCAACATTTACCTATTGGAATATATGACGGGAGCTCGAAAAAAGCACGGGAGTGTGTAATTTGCATGGCTGAATTTTGTGTTGATGAAGCCGTGCGCTATCTTCCTTGCATGCATATTTATCATGTCAAATGTATAGACGATTGGTTGTTAAGAAGTCTAACATGTCCCAGTTGCTTAGAGCCTGTTGATGCTGCCTTGCTGACGAGCTATGAATCGACATAG